A genome region from Rhizobium sp. ACO-34A includes the following:
- a CDS encoding integrating conjugative element membrane protein, translating into MSDPAAAAARQQDRQQGLITGLITLPFRLFGVLAGSLLISIAIECVGMYFFWPDEGWHHASNMLDYELAQLSAHFTRSAIVQEPGRTAHWLVEQAYDWIFVKSGLSQWIVEASEQASAPARGAARDFRYYISLVYVWTESYLIASAFVLLVFIVRLLVLVLTLPLFLLATFAGLVDGLVRRDIRRFGAGRESGFVYHRAKASLMPLAVLPWVIYLALPISISPLLILLPSAIALGIAMDVFAGSFKKYL; encoded by the coding sequence ATGAGCGATCCGGCCGCGGCCGCCGCGCGACAGCAGGATCGCCAGCAGGGGCTGATCACGGGCCTCATCACCCTGCCGTTCCGTCTGTTCGGTGTGCTTGCCGGCTCGCTGCTGATCAGCATCGCCATCGAATGCGTTGGCATGTACTTCTTCTGGCCGGACGAAGGCTGGCACCATGCCTCCAACATGCTCGATTATGAACTGGCCCAGCTCTCGGCGCATTTTACCCGCAGCGCCATCGTGCAGGAACCGGGACGGACGGCCCATTGGCTGGTGGAGCAAGCTTATGACTGGATATTCGTCAAAAGTGGGTTGTCACAATGGATAGTCGAAGCGTCCGAACAGGCCAGCGCGCCCGCTCGCGGCGCTGCCCGCGATTTTCGCTATTACATCAGCCTGGTCTACGTCTGGACCGAGAGCTACCTGATTGCCTCTGCGTTCGTGCTGCTCGTGTTCATCGTCCGCCTGCTGGTGCTGGTGCTCACCCTGCCGCTCTTCCTGCTGGCAACCTTCGCCGGGCTGGTCGACGGGTTGGTCAGGCGTGATATCCGTAGATTCGGTGCCGGCCGGGAATCGGGCTTCGTCTACCACCGAGCCAAAGCCTCGCTGATGCCACTCGCTGTTCTGCCGTGGGTGATCTATCTTGCCCTGCCGATCAGCATCAGCCCGCTGCTGATCCTGCTGCCGAGCGCCATTGCGCTCGGGATCGCGATGGATGTGTTTGCGGGAAGCTTCAAGAAATATCTATGA
- a CDS encoding conjugative coupling factor TraD, PFGI-1 class, translated as MANPHSVEVLLRPAVELYIVAVCIGAALVCLVAPWSLALNPILGLCSSFTFLTFGAIRLRDALAILRYRRNIRRLPRYVMTSRAVPVSRQRLFIGRGFKWEQRHTHRLMQTYRPEFRGYVEPTPLYRFARRLEQRLEFAPFPLSKFARLTSWDSPLNPVRPLPPVGGMPRLHGIEPHEIDVTLPLGERVGHSLVLGTTRVGKTRLAELFITQDIRRRSASGEHEVVIVFDPKGDADLLKRMYVEAKRAGRAGEFYVFHLGWPDFSARYNAVGRFGRISEVATRIAGQLSGEGNSAAFREFAWRFVNIIARALVELGQRPDYLLIQRHVVNIDALFIEYAQAFFAKHEPKAWEIIVQIEAKLNDKNIPRHMVGREKRVVALEQYLSQVRIFDPVLDGLRSAVRYDRTYFDKIVASLLPLLEKLTTGKTSQLLAPNYSDLRDPRPIFDWMQIIRKRAVVYVGLDALSDAEVAAAVGNSMFSDLVSVAGHIYKFGIDDGLPGADAGAKVPINVHADEFNELMGDEFIPMVNKGGGAGLQVTAYTQTLSDIEARIGNRAKAGQIVGNFNNLFMLRVRETITAELLTRQLPRVEVYTTSIVSGATDSSDIHGKTDFTSNTADRITSSTVPLIEPAHVVGLPKGQAFALLEGGNLWKVRMPLPAPDPDEEMPKDLQQLAGYMRQHYVEATDWWDNQGIPDLQDAALPDDLLDSFQNLETDKDRHEAGS; from the coding sequence ATGGCCAATCCCCATTCGGTCGAGGTGCTGCTTCGTCCCGCCGTAGAACTCTATATCGTCGCGGTCTGCATCGGCGCGGCACTGGTCTGCCTGGTCGCGCCCTGGTCGCTGGCGCTCAACCCTATTCTGGGGCTTTGTTCCTCTTTTACCTTCCTGACCTTCGGCGCGATCCGCCTGCGCGATGCGCTGGCAATCCTGCGCTACCGTCGCAATATCCGCCGCCTGCCCCGCTATGTCATGACCAGCCGCGCCGTTCCCGTCAGCCGCCAAAGGCTGTTCATCGGTCGTGGCTTCAAATGGGAGCAACGGCACACCCATCGGCTGATGCAGACCTATCGGCCGGAGTTCCGCGGCTATGTCGAGCCGACGCCACTCTATCGTTTCGCCCGCCGCCTCGAGCAGCGTCTGGAGTTCGCACCGTTCCCGCTCTCGAAGTTCGCCAGACTGACATCGTGGGATAGCCCACTCAATCCAGTGCGTCCGCTGCCGCCGGTTGGCGGCATGCCGCGCCTGCACGGGATCGAGCCGCATGAGATCGACGTCACCCTGCCGCTCGGCGAGCGCGTCGGGCATTCCCTCGTGCTCGGGACCACCCGCGTCGGCAAGACCAGGCTTGCCGAACTGTTCATCACGCAGGACATCCGCCGCCGCAGCGCCAGTGGCGAGCATGAGGTGGTCATCGTTTTCGACCCAAAAGGGGACGCGGACCTGCTGAAGCGCATGTATGTCGAGGCGAAACGTGCCGGTCGTGCCGGCGAGTTCTACGTCTTCCATCTCGGCTGGCCGGATTTCTCCGCACGCTACAATGCCGTCGGCCGGTTCGGGCGGATTTCCGAGGTCGCGACCCGCATTGCCGGGCAGCTTTCCGGCGAAGGCAATTCCGCCGCTTTCCGCGAATTTGCATGGCGCTTCGTCAACATCATCGCGAGGGCTTTGGTCGAGCTGGGACAGCGGCCGGACTACCTGCTGATCCAGCGACATGTGGTCAATATCGACGCCTTGTTCATCGAATATGCGCAGGCATTCTTCGCGAAGCACGAGCCGAAGGCATGGGAAATCATAGTGCAGATCGAGGCGAAGCTGAACGACAAGAACATCCCACGCCACATGGTTGGCCGCGAGAAGCGCGTTGTTGCCCTCGAACAATATCTGTCGCAGGTCCGGATCTTCGACCCTGTTCTTGACGGGCTTCGATCGGCGGTCCGTTATGACCGTACCTATTTTGACAAGATCGTCGCTTCGCTCCTGCCGCTTCTGGAAAAGCTCACCACCGGCAAGACGTCGCAACTGCTCGCCCCCAACTATTCCGACCTGCGCGATCCCCGCCCGATCTTCGACTGGATGCAGATCATCAGGAAACGGGCGGTGGTCTATGTCGGGCTGGATGCGCTCTCGGACGCCGAGGTTGCCGCCGCCGTCGGCAACAGCATGTTTTCGGATCTCGTGTCGGTGGCCGGCCATATCTACAAGTTCGGGATTGACGATGGCCTGCCCGGCGCCGACGCCGGGGCCAAGGTGCCGATCAATGTCCATGCCGACGAGTTCAACGAGTTGATGGGCGACGAGTTCATCCCCATGGTCAACAAAGGGGGTGGCGCAGGGCTTCAGGTCACCGCCTATACCCAGACGCTCAGCGATATCGAAGCGCGGATCGGAAACCGCGCCAAGGCCGGGCAGATTGTCGGAAATTTCAACAACCTGTTCATGCTGCGCGTGCGCGAAACCATCACCGCCGAACTGCTGACGCGGCAGTTGCCCAGGGTCGAGGTCTATACGACCTCCATCGTCAGCGGCGCGACCGACAGCTCCGACATTCACGGCAAGACGGATTTCACCAGCAACACGGCCGATCGCATCACCAGCTCGACCGTGCCACTGATCGAACCCGCGCATGTGGTCGGCCTGCCGAAGGGACAGGCGTTCGCTCTGTTGGAGGGCGGCAATCTCTGGAAGGTCAGAATGCCGCTCCCCGCGCCAGATCCCGATGAGGAAATGCCGAAGGACCTGCAGCAACTCGCCGGTTATATGCGTCAACATTATGTCGAGGCGACCGACTGGTGGGACAATCAGGGCATTCCCGACCTTCAGGATGCGGCCCTGCCCGACGACCTGCTCGACAGCTTCCAGAATCTTGAAACGGACAAGGATAGGCATGAGGCTGGATCATGA
- a CDS encoding integrating conjugative element protein, with protein MMIHRPAFLTAATALAILAPFGGSPASAQSLPLIVVEDHGGVSALPFYQAFDLPPKQGQPLPPITIAPLPAKPYSEADMLPVRSERLSPGEEPRRVIQAPGLTPIFLIGDDNRSRSWLGERGEILRDLNAIGLVVNVETPEALAELRKLTGGLTLSPSSGDDLAGRLGLRHYPVLITATGIEQ; from the coding sequence ATGATGATCCATCGACCTGCCTTCCTCACGGCAGCAACCGCACTCGCCATCCTGGCACCGTTCGGCGGTTCGCCGGCATCCGCTCAATCACTGCCGCTGATCGTGGTCGAGGATCACGGCGGCGTCTCGGCCTTGCCATTCTACCAGGCATTCGATCTGCCGCCGAAGCAAGGTCAGCCCCTTCCGCCGATCACCATCGCACCACTTCCCGCAAAACCCTATTCCGAGGCGGACATGCTGCCGGTGCGCTCGGAACGCCTGTCGCCGGGTGAGGAGCCGCGCCGGGTGATCCAGGCACCGGGTCTGACCCCGATCTTCCTGATCGGCGACGACAACCGCTCCCGCTCCTGGCTCGGAGAACGCGGCGAGATCCTGCGCGACCTGAACGCCATTGGCCTGGTGGTCAATGTCGAGACGCCGGAAGCACTGGCCGAATTGCGCAAGCTCACCGGCGGCCTGACGCTTTCCCCTTCATCCGGCGATGATCTCGCCGGTCGGCTCGGCCTTCGCCACTATCCCGTGCTGATCACCGCGACCGGCATCGAGCAATGA
- a CDS encoding beta-carotene 15,15'-monooxygenase produces MRLRTIALIAAFAATVPLANWMIGNVGATCLPNGPCTVPVGFGLTAPSGVLVVGAALVLRDMVQDAGGIRAALRAIAIGGMFSWLVAPPALVVASVSAFLLAELADLIVYTPLRQYRPGLAVFASGIAGSVADSAVFLWFAFGSFDFLAGQVIGKLWLSLFAAPVIACLHRRPDQPHISHPASSEHSARSDP; encoded by the coding sequence ATGCGGCTTAGGACCATCGCCCTGATAGCAGCGTTTGCCGCAACAGTTCCGCTCGCCAACTGGATGATCGGTAATGTCGGCGCCACCTGCCTGCCCAATGGACCTTGCACGGTCCCGGTCGGATTCGGCCTGACGGCGCCGAGCGGTGTCCTGGTAGTCGGGGCGGCGCTTGTCCTGCGCGATATGGTTCAGGACGCCGGAGGCATTCGTGCGGCGCTCCGGGCCATCGCCATCGGCGGGATGTTCTCCTGGTTGGTCGCACCGCCGGCACTCGTCGTTGCGTCCGTCTCCGCCTTCCTGCTGGCCGAACTGGCGGACCTGATCGTCTATACGCCGCTCCGGCAGTACAGGCCCGGTCTTGCCGTCTTCGCGAGCGGGATCGCGGGTTCAGTTGCAGACAGCGCGGTCTTCCTCTGGTTCGCTTTCGGATCGTTCGATTTTCTCGCCGGACAGGTGATCGGAAAGCTGTGGCTCAGCCTGTTCGCGGCTCCGGTCATTGCCTGTCTGCATAGGCGACCCGACCAGCCACATATCTCCCACCCAGCATCTTCCGAACATAGCGCAAGGAGCGATCCATGA
- a CDS encoding phosphoadenosine phosphosulfate reductase, with protein MTCLTVPRRRSYPSSRRPRHSLFRNRQASGADLFQHLINVSGGKDSTAVYLLALEAGIPFRAVFADTGHEHEITYEFISRLSERTGGPEIEIVCADFSKRIARHREYILREWPKQGVPDAIVAEAATLNQPTGIPFLDLCICKGRFPSRMAQFCTDELKSQPITLEVVFPMLRHGPVLQWLGIRAAESRNRAKLPVWNRHDSGSMLWRPIFQWSVDDVWSMHRRHGLAPNPLYSLGMGRVGCMPCINCAKSELRQIATRFPEHIKRVARWEAIVSAANKRRVSTFFAALKDPMDADRPGTYADIHTVVEWSRTSRGGRQYELFFDSQTGSGCNSDMALCEWHEEPSHTFDLITSDATSS; from the coding sequence ATGACATGCCTCACCGTTCCGCGCCGCCGCTCCTATCCATCATCGAGACGCCCGCGGCATTCGTTGTTTCGCAATCGGCAGGCGTCCGGCGCCGATCTGTTCCAGCATCTGATCAATGTCTCGGGCGGCAAGGACAGCACCGCCGTCTATCTGCTGGCGCTGGAGGCCGGCATCCCCTTTCGGGCGGTGTTCGCCGACACCGGCCATGAGCACGAGATCACCTACGAGTTCATCTCGCGTCTCTCCGAGCGCACGGGCGGTCCGGAGATCGAGATCGTCTGCGCCGATTTCTCAAAACGGATTGCCCGGCATCGCGAATACATTCTGCGGGAATGGCCGAAACAGGGTGTTCCCGACGCGATCGTTGCCGAGGCTGCCACCCTCAACCAGCCGACCGGCATTCCCTTCCTCGACCTGTGCATATGCAAAGGAAGGTTCCCGTCGCGGATGGCACAATTCTGCACGGATGAGCTCAAGTCCCAGCCGATAACATTGGAGGTCGTCTTCCCGATGTTGCGACACGGGCCGGTCCTGCAATGGCTGGGCATTCGCGCCGCGGAAAGCCGCAACCGGGCAAAGCTGCCCGTGTGGAACCGCCATGACAGCGGCTCCATGCTCTGGCGACCGATCTTCCAGTGGTCGGTTGACGATGTATGGTCGATGCACCGTCGGCATGGCCTCGCTCCGAATCCTCTGTATTCACTCGGCATGGGCCGCGTCGGCTGCATGCCCTGCATCAACTGCGCCAAGAGCGAGCTTCGGCAGATCGCCACAAGGTTTCCCGAGCATATCAAGCGCGTGGCGCGATGGGAGGCGATCGTCTCGGCCGCCAATAAACGCCGCGTCTCGACATTCTTCGCAGCCCTGAAAGACCCGATGGATGCGGACAGGCCGGGCACCTACGCCGACATTCACACCGTTGTTGAATGGAGCCGGACCAGCCGCGGCGGCCGGCAATACGAACTGTTCTTCGACAGCCAGACCGGCAGCGGCTGCAATTCCGACATGGCGCTCTGCGAATGGCATGAGGAGCCATCCCACACATTCGATCTCATCACATCTGATGCGACATCCTCGTGA
- a CDS encoding lytic transglycosylase: MAAAVTRLALSAMTLAIGMVGTIAASAQEIPPPAYQIAAQRAGIPSPVLYAVALQESGIRQGDRITPWPWTLNVAGEARRFGSKGEACIGLQRALQEAPPSRVDVGLGQINLGYQQQRYEHPCDLLDPYRNLVIAAEILGEQHNPGEEWMLAIGRYHRPAGGAPAARYRRSVGQHLARVLGVSASRKE, encoded by the coding sequence ATGGCAGCGGCAGTAACCCGGCTTGCTCTGTCGGCCATGACGCTAGCCATCGGCATGGTCGGCACGATTGCGGCGTCCGCGCAGGAAATTCCGCCGCCAGCATATCAGATCGCCGCGCAGCGCGCCGGCATACCGTCACCCGTGCTCTATGCGGTCGCCTTGCAGGAAAGCGGTATCCGGCAGGGCGACCGCATCACGCCCTGGCCGTGGACATTGAATGTGGCAGGAGAGGCCCGCCGCTTCGGTAGTAAAGGCGAAGCCTGTATCGGATTGCAGCGGGCCTTGCAGGAAGCACCGCCTTCCCGCGTGGATGTCGGCCTCGGCCAGATCAATCTCGGCTATCAACAGCAACGCTACGAACATCCCTGCGACCTGCTCGATCCCTATCGCAACCTGGTGATCGCCGCCGAGATTCTGGGCGAACAGCACAATCCCGGCGAAGAATGGATGCTCGCCATCGGGCGCTATCACCGGCCCGCCGGCGGCGCGCCCGCCGCGCGTTATCGCCGGAGCGTCGGCCAGCATCTCGCCCGTGTGCTCGGCGTCTCCGCCAGCCGGAAGGAGTGA
- a CDS encoding integrating conjugative element protein, producing the protein MPASLHCTRRIILSIALSISPSVLLSDTANAEDASATSSTILPSREQPGFTGYSDTQKASDWGLREEEWTRYRSLMQGPLGVYSPNLDPLTTLGIEASTDEERRRYAELQVGIEARRVARLLAYQRAYDDAWQRLHPGMERVGASLADLQATPAGSGRLAVFVKDKCPACGQAVQRLQSAGTEFDLYMVGTRQDDARIRDWAKGIQIDPVRVRSGAITLNHDSGRWLSLGLEGDLPAVVRQVNGQWQRQ; encoded by the coding sequence ATGCCCGCCTCCCTTCATTGCACAAGGCGCATTATCCTTTCCATTGCCCTGTCGATCTCCCCTTCGGTTCTGCTTTCGGACACCGCGAACGCTGAGGACGCATCCGCCACATCCTCGACCATCCTTCCGAGCCGCGAGCAACCCGGCTTCACCGGCTATAGCGACACGCAGAAAGCCAGCGACTGGGGGCTGCGCGAAGAGGAATGGACCCGATATCGCTCGCTGATGCAGGGACCGCTCGGGGTTTACTCCCCCAATCTCGATCCGCTGACGACGCTCGGCATCGAGGCCAGCACCGACGAGGAACGCCGCCGCTATGCGGAATTGCAGGTGGGAATCGAAGCGCGCCGGGTCGCGAGACTGCTCGCCTATCAGCGTGCCTATGACGACGCCTGGCAGCGGCTTCATCCCGGCATGGAGCGCGTCGGCGCCTCACTCGCCGACCTCCAGGCAACGCCCGCCGGATCGGGCCGGCTCGCCGTCTTCGTCAAGGACAAATGCCCCGCCTGCGGCCAGGCGGTGCAGAGGCTGCAATCGGCCGGCACGGAATTCGACCTCTATATGGTCGGCACCCGGCAGGACGATGCCCGCATCCGCGACTGGGCCAAAGGCATCCAGATCGATCCCGTCAGGGTACGCAGCGGCGCAATCACTCTGAACCACGATTCCGGCCGCTGGCTGTCGCTCGGACTTGAAGGAGACCTGCCCGCAGTCGTGCGGCAGGTGAACGGGCAATGGCAGCGGCAGTAA
- a CDS encoding plasmid stabilization protein, which yields MPYRVLFTEDAERDIEDLYRFLAGRDGIEMAERVLDELEAAAVTLEDMPVRGNIPKELESVGITEYRELHHKPWRMIYRIIGSDVVIYCVVDGRRDMQSFLERRLLR from the coding sequence ATGCCATACCGGGTTCTTTTTACCGAGGATGCCGAGAGGGACATCGAGGATCTTTATCGCTTTCTTGCCGGCCGCGACGGCATTGAAATGGCGGAGCGCGTCCTCGACGAACTGGAAGCCGCGGCCGTAACACTCGAAGATATGCCTGTCCGCGGAAACATCCCTAAGGAACTCGAATCCGTTGGGATCACCGAATATCGCGAACTGCATCACAAGCCCTGGCGGATGATTTATCGCATCATAGGAAGCGACGTCGTGATCTATTGTGTCGTTGACGGCCGGCGCGACATGCAGTCGTTCCTTGAGCGCCGGCTGCTTCGATAG
- a CDS encoding ABC transporter permease, with protein MLAVITGRLSEAFLLLFVMSLIGFVGIHSVGNPVYNMVNIETATAEDIRRATIALGLDQPVWRQYLLFIGNVASGNFGRSYIYHLPAFGLVMSKLPATLELAAIAMLIAAPAGTLLGLIAGRRQGRAVDRTILNGSVFALSIPSFWLSMVLIVLGAILVGWFPAGGRGPTVTLLGYDWSFLTLAGLKQLTLPALALAIPNIALIARLARSGTIEVEALDFTRFCRAKGLSSRRILLRHTLPNISIPIVTIVGMQFGGMLAFAVVVESIFAWPGVGKLLIDSIQLLDRPVVMATLTFISVAFIGLNALVDLFYAVLDPRVRLSA; from the coding sequence ATGCTGGCCGTCATCACAGGAAGGCTATCTGAGGCCTTCCTTCTTCTCTTCGTCATGTCGTTAATCGGGTTCGTCGGGATCCATAGTGTCGGCAACCCCGTCTATAACATGGTCAACATCGAAACCGCGACGGCGGAGGACATCCGGCGGGCGACGATCGCGCTCGGCCTGGATCAGCCCGTCTGGCGACAATACCTTCTTTTTATCGGAAACGTCGCCAGCGGAAATTTCGGGAGATCGTACATCTACCACCTGCCGGCCTTCGGCCTGGTGATGAGCAAGCTTCCCGCGACGCTTGAACTGGCGGCGATCGCCATGCTGATCGCGGCGCCGGCCGGGACGCTGCTCGGGCTCATTGCCGGGCGCAGGCAGGGAAGGGCTGTCGACCGAACGATCCTCAACGGGAGCGTGTTCGCGCTGAGCATTCCGTCGTTCTGGTTGAGCATGGTGTTGATTGTGCTCGGCGCGATCCTTGTCGGCTGGTTCCCCGCGGGTGGCAGAGGACCCACGGTGACACTGCTGGGATATGACTGGAGCTTTCTGACGCTCGCCGGGCTGAAGCAGCTCACGCTGCCTGCCCTGGCGCTTGCCATCCCGAACATCGCCCTGATCGCACGACTGGCGCGGTCGGGCACGATCGAGGTCGAGGCGCTGGATTTCACCCGGTTTTGCCGCGCCAAGGGGCTCTCGTCCCGGCGTATCCTCCTCCGGCACACCTTGCCGAACATCAGCATCCCGATCGTGACGATCGTCGGCATGCAGTTCGGCGGCATGCTCGCCTTCGCCGTCGTGGTGGAGTCGATCTTCGCCTGGCCCGGCGTCGGCAAGCTGCTGATCGACTCGATCCAGCTTCTCGACCGTCCCGTCGTGATGGCGACGCTGACGTTCATATCCGTCGCCTTCATCGGGCTGAATGCCCTCGTCGATCTGTTCTACGCCGTGCTCGACCCGCGCGTGCGTCTCTCCGCATGA
- a CDS encoding peptide ABC transporter permease: MKAETIRARWPRPKRYGITFSKCLLATYILLAVAAPLIAPQNPYDPLQIYGWEASSPPGAAGTGGYIYLLGTDGLGRDIASTILYGLRISLVVSITSAVVAAAIGLTAGVCAAWSGGWIDAAIMRLVDLQLSLPTILVALIAIVTLGPGIDRIILALIIAQWATYARMARGVALSEIGKPYLDAARLLRLPAWRIIFRHLLPNSIAPAVTLIPIELGHAVALEATLSFLGLGVPIDKPSLGSTVANGFQYLMTGQYWISLFPGLALFGLIASINFVGEDVRRRLDPRNRSL; encoded by the coding sequence ATGAAAGCAGAAACGATCCGCGCACGATGGCCGCGTCCGAAGAGATATGGCATTACCTTCTCGAAATGCTTGCTGGCCACCTATATCCTGCTTGCGGTGGCGGCGCCGCTAATCGCGCCGCAGAACCCGTATGACCCTTTGCAAATCTATGGCTGGGAGGCGTCCTCTCCTCCGGGCGCAGCAGGGACCGGCGGCTACATCTACCTGCTCGGGACAGACGGTCTCGGGCGGGATATCGCCAGCACCATTCTCTACGGTCTGCGCATAAGCCTGGTCGTCTCGATCACCAGCGCCGTCGTCGCGGCGGCGATCGGCCTTACCGCAGGTGTCTGCGCCGCATGGTCCGGCGGGTGGATCGACGCCGCCATCATGCGGCTGGTCGACCTGCAACTCAGCCTCCCGACGATCCTGGTCGCGCTCATCGCCATCGTTACGCTCGGCCCCGGTATCGATCGGATCATCCTGGCGCTCATCATCGCCCAGTGGGCGACTTACGCGAGGATGGCGCGCGGGGTGGCGCTGAGCGAGATCGGCAAGCCATATCTCGACGCCGCACGTTTGCTGCGGCTGCCGGCATGGAGGATCATCTTCAGGCATCTCCTTCCCAACAGCATAGCTCCCGCCGTGACGCTGATTCCGATCGAACTGGGACATGCGGTGGCGCTGGAAGCGACCCTGTCGTTCCTCGGCCTCGGCGTTCCGATCGACAAGCCATCCCTCGGATCGACGGTGGCGAACGGGTTCCAGTATCTCATGACCGGTCAATACTGGATCAGTCTGTTCCCCGGCCTCGCGCTGTTCGGGCTGATCGCAAGCATCAATTTCGTCGGCGAAGACGTACGGCGCCGTCTCGACCCAAGGAACCGTTCGTTATGA